AGCCTTTAAAGGTAATGGGAATTTTTGCAGGAACTAACAAATATGAGGACTCCCGCCGAAGCCTGATCAAAATAACAGCATCTGTTCAGCACCAAGCACCTTACAGGGACACTCCAAGGGGCCACTGGTATGGACCAAGAGTGACAGACTCTGGATCCCGGTGCCCCACCTCTCTCTTCTGAGGCTTTCAATTAGGTTGGGTAGTTACCCAGTGGTCTGAATACCATCCCAAGGAGGGGCTGTCTGGAGAATGGGGGCGAGGGAACGGGTCCGGGAGGGGCTGATTGGTCAGTCTGGGCAAggcggagggaggggagggcaaagACTGGGAGGTCAGAGGGAGGATGGGGTCAGGGGTTAGATAGTGCTGGGAATTAAGAGGGAGGGGCTGGCGAATACAAAGGGCTGAATTAGAGACTGGGGCGAGTGAAGCAATGTGAGAGCCCACCGTTGAGGACTACTGGCTGACATGTAGGTTAGACCTCGGGGTTCCCTGAGGCCACGGAGCGGGTCGGCTGCTGGGGTCTGTGGTGAGCACGGTGGGAAGGAGTTGAGATGGGTGGCTGACAAGGACCAGCCGGGAGACTGCGGACTTGAGGAAAGAATTCGAGGTGGTGAGGATACGGAGGTGGCTGATAGCGTTTGGGAGCTGACAGTCTTGGGGTACggctggcaggggaggggttgggggacgAGGCGCTGCAGGTCCCTGACGTCTTGACACTGGATCTCCAACAGGGACAGCCTACCCTGGCGAGGAGATCATGGGTGTCTTACCCTCCAGGGGCAGGCTGGTCGGGGTTCCCCCGTCGTTCCCGAGCCCAAGGAAGCACTGGGTCTGAGCCAACTGCCCCCGGAGCTGCTCCTGGCGGTGCTGAGCCTCCTGCCCCCGCGCACGCTGCTCGGCCGCTGCCGCCAGGTGTGCCGGCGCTGGCGCGCCCTGGTGGACGCCCCGGGCCTGTGGCTGAAGATCCTGGCCCGGGACCACCGCGCCCTGTGGCCGGTCGTCCGCAGCTGCCTGCCGCGCGCCGACGCCGCCAGTGCCTGCCTCCTGGGCCGCTTCTGCGCGCGCGGACCCATAGGACGCAACCTGCTGTGCAAACCTGAGAGTGAAGGTGTGGAGCCCAGGAAAGGAGTCCCTCAAGCCAGCCCGCCGAAGGGGGCGAGGGGCGGGGCCGGAAGGATTTGGTGGGCGTGGCTGCCCCGGAGTCAGTCGGCAGGGCCGGAGGGGCCGGAGGGGCGGGGCCGCTGGGAACCCCCTGAGACTTatcctgtggcagcagcaggcaggAGTGGAACTTGGGCACAAACTTTTTGAATTTAACAGATGGCTTCCAGAAATGGATGAGGCTGAGCGATGGGGACGACTGGCCAGAGGAGGAAAACTGTCAGGTCATTCCTGGACTCCCTTATCTGACCTACCTCCTATCTGCCCACAGGTAAATGGGCCTATTCCCAGGGGCCAGGGCCATTGTGAGTCCT
This Camelus bactrianus isolate YW-2024 breed Bactrian camel chromosome 9, ASM4877302v1, whole genome shotgun sequence DNA region includes the following protein-coding sequences:
- the LOC105062894 gene encoding F-box only protein 27-like, which encodes MLLGVVHQMPQPWLKPLGQAGRGSPVVPEPKEALGLSQLPPELLLAVLSLLPPRTLLGRCRQVCRRWRALVDAPGLWLKILARDHRALWPVVRSCLPRADAASACLLGRFCARGPIGRNLLCKPESEGVEPRKGVPQASPPKGARGGAGRICSRQEWNLGTNFLNLTDGFQKWMRLSDGDDWPEEENCQVIPGLPYLTYLLSAHRCCYNKKVLDLEEEGFWPELLDSGKMEIYVSHRWTDQQGTNCVYQLIAQILDANHVILDHFSPKPYPIRQCRNNVIFEVSHVFSNLKTGVRFVSLEHWIWDMELYSEHCGIYLPDSSVIVQVILS